In Rattus norvegicus strain BN/NHsdMcwi chromosome 1, GRCr8, whole genome shotgun sequence, a genomic segment contains:
- the LOC108349768 gene encoding large ribosomal subunit protein eL29-like, which translates to MQANIAKAVSAGAGAIKALMELQAVKPMMPKGSSHKLSCLAFIAHPKLGKKIQSYMAKGRRLCQPKPKVQTMAEAKTPAKASAPVQAPKGTQDPVKAP; encoded by the coding sequence atgcaggccaacaTTGCCAAGGCAGTGAGTGCAGGAGCAGGGGCCATCAAGGCCCTCATGGAGCTTCAGGCTGTCAAGCCCATGATGCCAAAGGGCTCCAGCCACAAACTCAGCTGTCTGGCTTTCATTGCTCACCCCAAGCTTGGGAAGAAGATTCAaagctacatggccaagggtcGTAGACTCTGCCAACCAAAGCCTAAGGTTCAAACCATGGCAGAGGCCAAAACTCCAGCTAAGGCCTCAGCTCCAGTCCAGGCTCCCAAGGGTACCCAGGAccctgtgaaggccccatag